Proteins from a genomic interval of Gemmatimonadales bacterium:
- a CDS encoding HAD family hydrolase, with protein MTGTAATGEPMRRATRRVILFDVDNTLLDNDAAQADYRAYLTRESGRDAADRYWAIFLELRAELGYADYLGAFQRYRLEPLHDPRLLLMSSYLLDYPFADRLYPGALDVVARCGRLGETVILTDGDVVFQPRKVDRSGIRRAVNDRVMICIHKELELDDVERRYPAARYVLIDDKLRILTAVKRVWAERVTTVFVRQGHYAHDPEVLASYPPADLAVDRIGDVAGLDFDG; from the coding sequence ATGACCGGCACCGCGGCAACGGGGGAGCCCATGCGGCGGGCCACGCGGCGGGTGATTCTCTTCGACGTGGATAACACGCTGCTCGACAACGACGCCGCGCAGGCGGACTACCGGGCGTATCTCACCCGCGAGTCAGGGCGCGACGCGGCGGACCGCTACTGGGCCATCTTCCTCGAGCTGCGCGCAGAGCTGGGCTACGCCGACTATCTGGGCGCCTTCCAGCGGTACCGCCTCGAGCCGCTGCACGATCCACGGCTCCTGCTCATGTCGTCATACCTGCTCGATTATCCATTTGCCGACCGGCTCTATCCCGGTGCGCTCGACGTGGTGGCGCGCTGCGGGCGCCTGGGCGAGACGGTGATCCTCACCGATGGCGACGTCGTGTTCCAGCCCCGCAAGGTGGATCGCTCGGGAATCCGGCGCGCGGTGAACGACCGGGTCATGATCTGCATCCACAAGGAGCTGGAGCTGGACGACGTCGAGCGGCGCTATCCGGCAGCGCGCTACGTGCTGATCGATGACAAACTGCGCATCCTCACCGCGGTGAAGCGCGTGTGGGCAGAGCGGGTGACCACGGTGTTCGTGCGGCAGGGACACTATGCGCACGATCCGGAGGTGCTCGCGAGCTATCCGCCGGCGGATCTCGCCGTCGATCGAATCGGTGACGTGGCCGGGCTGGATTTCGATGGCTGA
- the zwf gene encoding glucose-6-phosphate dehydrogenase has protein sequence MTAQSDALVVFGVTGDLAYKQIFPALQAMIRRGTLNVPILGVARSGWTLDQLRDRARQSVEEHGGLDPAAFARLSALLQYVDGDYQDAATYDRLRVALGDAQRPIHYLAIPPSLFGTVAAGLAASGCARDARVILEKPFGRDLDSARALNATLHQFFPEPAIFRIDHYLGKEPVQNLLYYRFANSFLEPVWNRNYVDEVQITMAESFGVRGRGKFYEEAGAIRDVVQNHLLQIVSLLAMEPPAGGDTESIRDAKAQAFRTMRPLEAADVVRGQVVGYRAESGVAPDSQVETFAAVRLRLASWRWAGVPFFIRAGKCLPVTVTEVWVELKQPPQALFADLGMTPPNHFRFQLSPHVVLSLGARAKRPGEMMVGEDVELVACHDRADEMMPYERLLRDAMRGDQMLFAREDSVEAAWHVVGPVLGCSTPLCPYEPGTWGPPAARALVDGTGGWHDPTPYDPCE, from the coding sequence ATGACGGCGCAGTCGGACGCATTGGTGGTCTTCGGGGTCACCGGCGATCTCGCGTACAAGCAGATCTTCCCCGCCCTGCAGGCGATGATCCGGCGGGGGACGCTCAACGTGCCGATCCTGGGTGTGGCGCGCTCGGGCTGGACGCTCGACCAGCTCCGCGATCGCGCCAGGCAGAGCGTGGAGGAGCACGGCGGCCTCGACCCCGCCGCGTTTGCGCGGCTCTCGGCGCTCCTGCAATACGTCGACGGTGACTATCAGGACGCCGCGACCTACGACCGGCTCCGCGTCGCGCTCGGCGACGCGCAGCGGCCGATCCACTATCTCGCGATCCCGCCGAGCCTCTTCGGAACGGTGGCGGCGGGCCTTGCGGCGTCCGGTTGCGCGCGCGACGCGCGGGTGATCCTCGAGAAGCCGTTCGGGCGCGATCTCGATTCCGCGCGCGCGCTCAACGCCACGTTGCACCAGTTCTTTCCCGAGCCCGCCATCTTCCGCATCGATCACTATCTCGGCAAGGAGCCGGTGCAGAACCTGCTCTACTACCGGTTCGCCAACTCGTTCCTGGAACCGGTGTGGAACCGGAATTACGTCGACGAAGTCCAGATCACGATGGCGGAGAGCTTCGGCGTGCGCGGCCGCGGGAAGTTCTACGAGGAAGCGGGCGCGATCCGCGACGTGGTGCAGAACCATCTGCTGCAGATTGTGAGCCTGCTCGCGATGGAGCCGCCGGCGGGCGGCGACACCGAGTCGATCCGCGACGCAAAGGCGCAGGCGTTCCGCACCATGCGGCCGCTCGAGGCAGCCGACGTGGTGCGCGGGCAGGTCGTGGGCTACCGCGCGGAGTCCGGTGTCGCGCCCGACTCGCAGGTGGAGACGTTCGCAGCGGTGCGGCTCCGGCTCGCCTCATGGAGGTGGGCAGGCGTGCCCTTTTTCATCCGGGCGGGCAAGTGCCTGCCGGTGACGGTGACCGAGGTCTGGGTCGAGCTCAAGCAGCCGCCGCAGGCGCTTTTTGCCGATCTCGGCATGACACCGCCCAACCATTTCCGCTTCCAGCTGAGCCCGCACGTGGTGCTCTCGCTCGGGGCCCGGGCCAAGCGTCCGGGCGAGATGATGGTGGGCGAAGACGTCGAGCTGGTCGCCTGCCACGACCGCGCGGACGAAATGATGCCCTACGAGCGGCTGTTGCGCGACGCGATGCGCGGCGACCAGATGCTCTTTGCGCGGGAGGATTCGGTGGAAGCTGCCTGGCACGTCGTGGGTCCGGTGCTCGGCTGCTCCACGCCGCTCTGCCCCTACGAGCCGGGCACGTGGGGACCCCCGGCGGCGCGCGCACTGGTGGACGGGACCGGCGGCTGGCACGACCCGACGCCGTACGATCCCTGCGAATGA
- the gnd gene encoding decarboxylating 6-phosphogluconate dehydrogenase, giving the protein MQLGMIGLGRMGSNMVRRLLRAGHRCVAYDIHPDAVRTLEGEGAAGAASLEEFVKRLSPPRAIWLMVPAGIVDRELAALTPLLSPGDVVIDGGNSYYLDDLRRAAELAPRGIHYLDVGTSGGVWGLERGFCLMIGGDDDAVRRLDPIFAALAPGVGAAPRTAARADARGAQAGTASPGTAEHGYLHCGPPGAGHFVKMVHNGIEYGIMAAYAEGFNLLHHADAGLRAEAGGRAADAETTPLRHPEHYRYTFDLAQIAEVWRRGSVIGSWLLDLTARALAASPDLARFGGRVSDSGEGRWTIAAAIDEAVPVPVLSAALFGRFSSRGEADFANRLLSALRYEFGGHLEKDAG; this is encoded by the coding sequence ATGCAACTGGGCATGATCGGCCTGGGGCGAATGGGCTCCAACATGGTGCGGCGGCTGCTCCGCGCGGGACACCGGTGCGTGGCCTACGACATTCACCCCGACGCGGTGCGCACGCTCGAAGGCGAAGGCGCGGCGGGAGCGGCCTCGCTGGAGGAGTTCGTGAAGCGGCTCTCGCCGCCGCGTGCCATCTGGCTCATGGTGCCGGCGGGGATCGTCGATCGCGAGTTGGCGGCGCTCACGCCGCTGCTTTCCCCGGGCGACGTGGTGATCGACGGCGGCAATTCCTACTATCTCGACGACCTGCGCCGCGCCGCCGAGCTGGCGCCGCGTGGCATTCACTACCTGGACGTGGGGACGAGCGGCGGCGTGTGGGGGCTCGAGCGCGGCTTCTGCCTCATGATCGGCGGCGACGACGACGCGGTGCGCCGGCTCGATCCGATCTTTGCGGCGCTGGCGCCGGGCGTGGGCGCCGCGCCGCGCACGGCCGCGCGCGCGGACGCCCGCGGTGCGCAGGCCGGCACAGCATCGCCCGGCACCGCCGAGCACGGCTATCTGCACTGCGGGCCGCCCGGCGCGGGGCACTTCGTCAAGATGGTCCACAACGGAATCGAATACGGGATCATGGCGGCCTATGCGGAAGGCTTCAACCTCCTGCACCATGCGGATGCCGGGCTTCGCGCGGAGGCAGGTGGCCGCGCGGCCGATGCGGAGACGACGCCGCTCCGGCACCCGGAGCACTACCGCTATACGTTCGACCTGGCGCAGATCGCCGAAGTCTGGCGCCGAGGGAGCGTGATCGGATCGTGGCTGCTCGACCTCACGGCGCGCGCGCTCGCGGCGAGCCCCGACCTCGCGCGCTTCGGCGGACGGGTGTCGGACTCGGGCGAGGGGCGCTGGACGATTGCCGCCGCGATCGACGAGGCGGTGCCGGTGCCGGTGCTGAGCGCGGCGCTGTTCGGGCGCTTCAGCTCGCGCGGCGAGGCGGACTTCGCCAACCGGCTGCTCTCCGCGCTCCGGTACGAGTTCGGCGGGCACCTGGAAAAGGACGCGGGCTAG
- the glk gene encoding glucokinase — MLLAGDIGGTKTELAIFDPASGPRRPLARAEFPSTQYTDLPTLAREFLATPAAIATGIGVRRACFDVAGPVLDGRAKVTNLPWRLDEIELSGALGLESVHLLNDLHAIAIAVPGLGPGDVHTLNAVPAAPGGVIAVIAPGTGLGEAFLVPDGARYRAFPSEGGHASFAPTTPEEVELLNDLMKRVGHVSWERVCSGIGIPNLYDHLRDRGHAAESPELAAALAAAADRTPLISAAGLRQPEPDPLAAAALDLFVAILAAEAGNLALKVLATGGIYLAGGLPVRLLPALVEGRFMRQFVRKGRFGELLAGLPVHVVMQRAALIGAATRGLELAAAEGAADGAFPHS; from the coding sequence ATGCTGCTGGCCGGTGACATCGGCGGCACCAAAACGGAGCTTGCGATCTTCGATCCGGCGAGCGGCCCGCGCCGGCCGCTTGCGCGCGCCGAGTTTCCGAGCACGCAGTATACGGATCTGCCGACGCTCGCGCGCGAATTTCTCGCAACCCCCGCCGCCATTGCCACCGGCATCGGCGTTCGGCGCGCATGCTTCGACGTGGCGGGCCCGGTGCTCGACGGCCGGGCCAAGGTGACCAATCTGCCCTGGCGGCTCGACGAGATCGAGCTGTCCGGCGCACTCGGCCTCGAATCGGTGCATCTCCTCAACGATCTCCACGCGATCGCGATCGCGGTGCCGGGGTTGGGCCCCGGCGACGTGCACACGTTGAACGCGGTGCCGGCGGCGCCGGGCGGTGTCATCGCGGTGATCGCCCCCGGCACGGGCCTCGGCGAGGCGTTTCTCGTTCCGGACGGCGCCCGTTACCGCGCTTTTCCCTCGGAGGGCGGCCACGCGAGTTTTGCGCCCACCACGCCCGAGGAGGTGGAGCTGCTCAACGATCTCATGAAGCGCGTCGGGCACGTGAGCTGGGAGCGGGTCTGCTCGGGAATCGGCATTCCGAATCTCTACGACCACCTGCGCGACCGGGGCCACGCGGCGGAGTCGCCCGAGCTGGCCGCAGCGCTGGCCGCGGCAGCGGACCGCACACCGCTCATCAGCGCGGCAGGGCTGCGCCAGCCCGAGCCCGACCCGCTCGCGGCGGCCGCGTTGGATCTCTTCGTCGCGATCCTCGCCGCCGAAGCGGGCAACCTCGCGCTCAAGGTGCTGGCGACCGGCGGCATCTACCTCGCGGGCGGGCTCCCGGTGCGGCTCCTCCCCGCGCTGGTGGAAGGCCGGTTCATGCGTCAGTTCGTGCGGAAGGGGCGCTTCGGCGAATTGCTGGCGGGGCTGCCGGTGCACGTCGTGATGCAACGGGCGGCGCTCATCGGCGCGGCCACGCGCGGCCTCGAGCTCGCAGCGGCGGAAGGCGCCGCGGACGGCGCGTTTCCGCACAGCTAA